From the genome of Solanum dulcamara chromosome 12, daSolDulc1.2, whole genome shotgun sequence:
tttttagtttttagaATAATTGAAAaggatttcaaatttttttctcCATCCAAATGTCATTTAAAAGTTCACTTATattgataaagaaaaaagaaattaggATCACCCTCTTTTCTTATCACCGAAGATATGATCTTAGATAGAAATGAGTGTAGGTagcgtattagggtagaaggctagtaggggtAGAATGTTGTCTTGCCCTGTGACGATTTAGGATTGGTCTTAAATCTAGACATGCCAATATAGTTGTGTTATTATTGCCCTTTGATTATCACTTTATTTGGCTATTGGTATTGCTCGTCTTATCAAATTTACATCACTTCTCGTTTTTAGAtgatatggtatatatatattgttgttcTCTCTTTCTTGGGATTGATACTTTTGAGCTGAGGGTATTtcagaaacaacctctttatctccatgaggtagtgtaAGGTCTGCTTACACTCTATCCTCTccagactccacttgtggaatttcactgggtatattgttgttgttgttcaccttcttttcttctttcttttttccttttttcgactgatattttttttctgcactagcctttttcattttgaatagAAAACAATTATTCTCTAAAAATAGTAACTATTTAATTTCTCAAATATCTGCCTGAAAAGTGGCCCATAAACGCTAAGTATAGATGGAATCGTTGAAACATCGATCCTAGAAATTAAATAGAGATTTTTAGTAAATAAGGATGAGTTTAATATACATAAGTAATTTGAATAGAGACTTGCAATTCAATGTAGGTGAAAAACTTTAATAAGTAGAGAAAATGTGCatgaatattaaaattattgtaTATAGTAGTTATTTATTATAGGGAGAAATATGTGCTCTAGAGATTACACTTCCCGTTATAGATCTTGGCATAATAAGTTAGATTATTACATGATAAATGTCTCATAATACTCTTGTCTTTAATTAACTTTTTTGGATTAATCTCTTGAAGTACTTTAACCAGTCctctcatcttttttttttgaaagaaaatcatCCTTTGAATATAATTAATAGGCTGTTTggcttagcttatctaaaacgtcttataaataaaaaaatgagttgatcaatcaaacactcaaaaaaaaattaaaaataacttataaactaTTTTCATCAAcgtataagtcaattcaaacgggctctaaatttTGAAACGTGAGAAATAGGGTATGAAATtagtaaaattcaaaaatcaaattgaGCCACGTATGCACATGTGACATGGCTACTGGCTACCCaactaacaacaacatacccagtgaaatttcACAAGTGGAATTTGAGGACGGTATCATGTACGCAGATTTTATCACTACCTCATGGATATAGAAAGACTATTTCTGAAAGACCATCAACTCAAAAGTCACAGTCCCaatcaagagagaaaaacaatatatatagcataacgGCAAAAAAAAGTGATgtaaattttacaagacaagaaaaataatgatagCAGAGTAATATAATAATCGaaagcaataacaacacaactaccCATAGAATTCAAAGCAATGGagatatatgaaaaaaatatttatttaactaAATTAAGTACTTTAAAAGAtgattataaataaatttttataataaatatatagaaTAATTAAAACCTGATAAATATAATACATTATTGTCATTTTATAAACTAATAATAAGTTAaactacattaattatattatatttaatttttaaaaaactattgGACAAAACAATTGACCAAGCATACTCTTGAAATATTAATGCAAAAGCACTACTAACTTCTTGAATTCTCCTAATTCAATTACTATTCCTACGTGCAGCACAATTATTTATCTTTTCCACActcattatttatatttaaagttAATTGTCAATAACACATTTAaactattatatttttatgaatttcatatatgataaaaaatttAACCTTTCTACTTGGAGCTCCTATCGTTTTTACTCTCTTAATAATTCGAATCCGCAATTTTAAGATTGAAGGTAGAGAGTGCTTACCATTTAAACaatcataaatattaaaaaaatattaatttaaatatatttttaactaTTAAATCTGACATTTAATCACATAAAATATAAAGGTCATCATctatatatatctttaattcTTTTCCTCTTTTCACCTTAAATAATTTTGTACTTAACTCAACCGCCACCATCTCCACCTCCTCCTATTTCCACTTTTCTATTACCACACAACCCAAATATACactaaaaaccaaaaaaaaaaaacccaaaaattgaagtagaaaaatatttgatatgttGAATTATCAAACACCTAATACTACTACTAACAGAGAAAATAATCATGATGAAGAAGAACAAATCAGAGACATCCATGCTCTAACTCCACCAAGACCTCCATCAAATCGTGGCCGTCGATTAgaaacttgggaaacaagtagCCAGAGATCATCGTCGATTTCTGACGTAGCATCAAGCGAGAATTTCTCTACCATGAGCCGGGAATTCAACGCCCTCGTTCTCGCGGGATCGTCGATTAGCAACCATCACGGGAGCGAGAACGAGGTCAATAATCATACATACAATAACAGTAATAATTTGGGAAGAATCGGCGAACACGACGATGATGTGCCGATAGAAGAAACAAATCCACTAGCTATTGTGCCGGATAATTATAGTAATCCTTTGAATCCGATTATTATTAATCCTTCTTCTTCGTCTCCGAGAAGAAGgattaataatagtaataatttttCTAGACATATTGGAGAAGTTAATAGTGTTCAAAGggtgaaaaaagaagaagttgaaTCGAAGATTAATGCATGGCAAAATGCTAAAATTTCGAAGATTAATAATAGATTTAAACGTGAAGATGCTGTTATTAATGGATGGGAAAGTGAAGAGGTACAAAAAGCTACTTCTTGGATGAAGAAAATTGAGGTACGTTTCatccatttatttatttattatttattcttcTTGGATTTTAGAAACGactatatatagagagagagaaagagagttttggataactggtaaagttgctgccacgtgatcaggaggtcacgagttcaaagtaaggctgcgtacaatagacctttGTGTGGCACTTTAGTGCATCAGATTgcccttttatatatatattacgtaAAACATTTAACACAAATTTGGAATACATGTCATTGTTATGCTAAGTTCAATTAGATCTATAGCTACGCCCctgattctatttttttttattttcaattttttaggatctatttatttattttttatttctcaacGTTAGATTTTTCGCGTG
Proteins encoded in this window:
- the LOC129877559 gene encoding remorin 4.1-like; the encoded protein is MLNYQTPNTTTNRENNHDEEEQIRDIHALTPPRPPSNRGRRLETWETSSQRSSSISDVASSENFSTMSREFNALVLAGSSISNHHGSENEVNNHTYNNSNNLGRIGEHDDDVPIEETNPLAIVPDNYSNPLNPIIINPSSSSPRRRINNSNNFSRHIGEVNSVQRVKKEEVESKINAWQNAKISKINNRFKREDAVINGWESEEVQKATSWMKKIERKLEEKRVKALEKMQNDIAKTHRKAEEKKASAEAKRGTKVAKVVEISNLMRAVGRAPAKRFFF